Part of the Hevea brasiliensis isolate MT/VB/25A 57/8 chromosome 16, ASM3005281v1, whole genome shotgun sequence genome is shown below.
aagtactatttatggatgagattCAATAGATAAAATTGTTTCTAATGGAAAAAGTTGAGGTTGAaatttggaaagctatgggcagtatatgtgattatattaaggagaatgaacacataaagtatcttgtttagaattaaggcatggcacacattttccatagccgtgttagttcagatggaacttatagttctggggctcatatccatccaggataagcaatttcctactaaggctggtagggaatgataatgttccgatagttaagttgggaaaaggagatacaaaaagaaattttctatggttaattgttacaaaaggtgaagaatgtgctggtaggagaaaatcgtaaggttagaatttctgaagtaatagaactaataatcaagataagactaagaaataaaatgaaagttaaagttgacgATGGGATGGACgttcttgaaggaaaaggtgtaaggatgagataggactaaaaattaaggaataagtacagcaggttgaaaagatatcaacaataccaaaaataggaaaagggaagtggataagatgcaaaggacaagaagaaagctcgatagagccagttataatgatgaggataaggaggaataagtatgctaggaacacactaagggatgtttaaaataagttattatgagatgatagattaaaggagtagtggagcctcgatctgagtgccaatgtgtcagaaataggccacatactaagaagctaaagAAAGAAGtgtagatatttccattccagagaaggagtgagaattgataaagtcgcattggattgagttgtcagggaatataaacacttttgttacctagaaggagggacccagtttactttccaatgttgataaatgatacacttggcccctggaggagactctacctgactagttacataagatggatagaggttggtctaagtaccttagtaatgacacaaaagagattaaaaatttggagtattatgggagtgagaagatttataggtattgaccactgaggtcataagaagagtgaagatctcgaacaagatacctagattaggtgctacaggaaagctactcataggataccatggaataaggaacataagttatgtcattggggaaacagaaattattaaaacaaaggaatgatgactgaagtcaccaagagacatgttgaggcgtaataaaagtgaggtaagcaccaaagtcgattgaagttatgagacatcaagtcaagaacaGTTAAGTGTAGCAaatacttgaaatgtcagaaaaatggtcaatgaatagtagaatcagagagcggtaaatgtcatatataatatacaaagagtttgaagaataaatgttttaccaatctctgtatagctggaggagtaatgattgcacttgttccgataatcttctttttcatatctcttgtttattcgaaaattcgaggacgaatttttcataaggagggaagaatgtaacaacccaaaaaaaaaaaaaactgcagaAAACAAAACGCAGCagccccccccccccatttctctCTCCCCGACTCCACTCTCCCCCTCACTTTCTCCCTTCCATTTTCGTCCGGCCGGCCAGCGTGAGTGCCGGTGAGGTACCGCCGGCCCTCCCCCGTGCCGGAACAACCACCAGGCGGCGGCAGCAGCGAGCAGGGGACAACAGaaggagagagaaggagagaggaaagagaggagagagggagagCGCGCGACCGGGGGCCCGACTTCGCGGCGTCGCCCCGGCCAACTCCGGCGGCCATTTTCGGTGATTTCAAGTGCTACGAACTCCCAAGATGATGAACTTTCAGATGAGACCAGTGGCACCTCGTTTGGTGGGTCGGAGGAAAGAGAACCGGCGAGGGAAAGTTGGAAGAAAATCATAGGGGTTTCTCAGTTTTCGATCACTTTTCCGGCGATCCGACCGTCGGATCGgaaatccgaggccaccgatggactcaagacgacgagatcttcgagataggactggtcccgctccgatcggacactgtttgaaaaaggcgataatcggacggtcctgatcgcttggtgagattttcgaactttttcgatttctaaaatttaaaaataattttatgataattattaacaaattttggacttaaattaggtgcgatcggatcgaggatagctcaccggcgtcgggactgcattttcagccagatccggcTGTCCGACGGCCCATCTCAGAACGtggtcaatattacagtcaatcctagcattttcagacgttctggacgcgttccaggtgtcagaattgacataggtaaacccgaactccaagttgctcattttcgacgaatatcgatttagaataaaattcataaaatatttgtggatgatcgaaaaattataattccttttgcaatagtcttataatattattagggACCGCGGagtgaaattttagaatttttagagcttgtttgagtggatttttggaaaaaatgtcaattatagggactaaaacgtaatttttaagattttgagtattgtctgatttggagggcccaggaggggccatgtgatattgatgagatgtggttgtggaaattgagaatttagaagtgttatttgagcctttttgcaggttgggtaggtcccaggtataggggaaactctgccggatttccggcatgaattaggctatctattgcctctttagagttttatcttaacttagtactaataaatttataatttaattattaggtgatcgaggtcggctatttttctgcatccagcagccacaatagtcatcggtgtactgtgagtaaaatattaattttaattgtaatttcgatattattatatgtccaagcatgcccatgcatcacttatatgcatatatttattagttaaactctaggcacgatttatgttgcattcataactgttaaaagtgccatggatgttgttgtggtaatttggagcagtgtgcgtgcgttggcgtgcgtgtgatgtggtgtggactatggataggacgggtagtcacggcttgagttctttgctgggactcgatccttcggggggtagtcacggcttgagttcttcgctgggacccccgatttggtttattaagcgaaagtcaggcttgagttcttcgctggcaccaggttggatttaagagagttgtacaggggatcagctcccatatattattattgatattactgggtgtgtgagtgctccaaattacctttttgatgttatgatgtgaaaatattgttgatgttgcatttcactctacagggtgcattagttttatatagttatagagattatggttaaaattgatattttactctctgagtcgaacgctcactcctgttcaatatttttccaggccacaggaggagttattttacagagcaacctgttttcttcctcgcaggtttaacgtcaattatttaattgttttactatcttttctaaattttaaaatctagaactccgcatgtgttagtaatagtgtggaccttgttagaaattgtgttaatttgaatttttgagatttataaatgaagatttgtatggtatttaaacagtttgtaaaatgaggtaacagggttgagccggGCTCCCCTAAATTTAGTCTCTGATGATTTCTGGGCTAAgatggcccgaaataaaattataacagtttaatttaaattatttttatatgcatattgggcctaaattgtgggcttggttatgggttgaggaatagttaggcttactacgggcctcgggggctttaggctggcccaggtcctagtgccggtccggcccataggttgggttgtgacaatatgattgtaaaaaattaaattttaattatcggAAAcaacataattttaaaaaatatacacataataattcttaaaattaaaaatatgataGAAAAAAAATTACTTCCACGTGAAGGCGGAAGATAGAATTTGGTTGCTGAAAGCATATAAAGAAAGAGGATAGGAGCAATAAGAGCCAAGCGTGATCATTTTATCATCAAAAAGTGAACTAAGGATGTTATTATTTTGCATCATTGAGATATTTAATAACTAagattttgaatttatatttaggtCAACTACCcaacatttatatatataaaagaaaaaaaaaatactagctACTATTGAAATTTGAATCAATGCAATGCCTCTTATGTTGCTCAACTACCTCCATATCTATGCCATTTTTAGGTGAGGAAGGTAAAACCTATTCACAATTATAAGCATATGATTTGAGTAGGGAACTAATACAAGGAATTGAATTCCATGTCCTTATATATACCAAACCTTTCTTATGTGATTTGAAGTTGAGAAAAATAAGGCAAAAACCAATTCGAAGTGATGACAGATGGCCAGAAAATTCACCCTACGGGGGATGTGGAAGCACTTCCAACTTCACCATTGGTGCCTCCAGGTTCAGCGATTTCAGACAAAGCTACTACTCACCCTCCTTCACGACCACTGCCACCACCACAATTACGTACCAATTTTCCGGCTGCAATCCACAGTGCTACAGAAGCACCAAAGACGAGAAGAAGCTGTTGCTGCAAGTGCATATGTTGGACAATAGGCATTATTTTCCTTGCATTAATTGTTATCAGTGCCATTATCGGCATTCTCTACCTTATTTTCCAACCCAAAATTCCCAAGTACTCTGTTGACAGCTTGAAAATAAGTGATCTAAGGCTGACTTTCGACATGTCCCTTTATGCTGAATTTGATGTCAAGATCACAGCTAATAACCCAAACAAGAAAATAGGAATTTACTATGAGAAAGGTGGAAGTTTGAGGGTTTGGTATGGAGACTCTGAGCTCTGTGCAGGGTCTATACCAAAATTCTACCAAGGTCACAGGAACGTAACGAAGCTGGATGTAAGCTTGAGCGGGCAGACGCAGTATGGAAGAAGTTTGATGAGTGCATTGCAAGAGCAACAACAAACAGGAAGAATTCCACTGGACCTTAAAGTTGAAGCACCTGTGTCTGTTAAACTTGGAAGGTTGAAGCTAAGGAAGGTGAGGATCTTTGGGGATTGCATTTTGCTGGTGGATAGCTTATCTACCGATAATTTTATTAGCATTAAAGCTAGAAATTGCAAATTTAGATTGAAGCTCTgattttcttttatatatttggttccttttctttttaattttatgacaatcaattaatttattttcattcatattgtatttgaattaaactaaataaaaatttattttttttaaatgtcccaccatctaataattttcacctttccaaataTGTAAACTCCATCCTCCACTAATGTAGGAGTGAGCATTCAGttcaaatcaaatcgaatcgaaccgaatcaaattatgaaaatcgaattacatattttagaaatcgagcTGAACCGAAATAgatgaaaaattgaatcgaatcaaaccgctctatttcaattcggttcaattcaGTTCAaaccaatcaattttgattttttattgattttttaatttaaacttgattttcaaattatttagtcTAATTTTGACCTTAGTttaaacctaataaccattaatcaatgaaattaaacaatttatatatatataattatatataattcataaattctccataaaaataaatcaatttaaaaattaataaacctattcgtttcgattcggttcggtttgatttaatcaatttttttctctttaaaatcgaaccaaaccaaaataatcgaaaattttataatataaaactgaaacgaaccgaaccgaaccgaattataTTAAAATTGAACCGAATTACCAAATTAAAATAATTCGATTTAATTTATTCAGTttgaaccaaataatgctcatctcTACACTAACGTGTAGTTCTTGAAAAAGTCAGTTATATCAAAGAGCCCTTACGTGTGTACAGCTATTTTGTCAAGGGATACATAAGTGGGCGTTTTGTTTACTCACCATGGCTATAGATATCATTAGTTTATCAGTAATTTATGCAAATTATGCATTTAATAATCACCAGTTAATGCCCTCGGTCTGTGCGCAATGGTAGACAAGGACATCCCAGTCTGAGAAACTGCTCTCACAAAGGCCATGTTTGCTGTTAAAGTTGGAGCATGCCAATGATCACCAGTCCCAAAAACCACCTTGTTCTTCAATGCCAGCTTTCTAGTTGTAGGAAGCCACATCATGCGCTCTGAAGGACTATCAGGCACAACCCTGTTCCAAATTCTCAGTATTAATGTACAAATTACATAGATGATGCACTGATAGGACCCAAAATGAAATCTGAAATTCAGTAAGCTGAATATAACATGGAAATGCAACTCAAATCAGTTTCAAGTGGCTGCACTCAGCCCAAGATCAAACCAAAAGACTTGTTTTGCATTCCATTAACCTCAACCAGCGTTTTTTAATACTGAGAATCTAGATTCAGGCCAAGTTTTGGGATCTCTTTTTCTATTGATAAAGAACACAaatgataacaaagataaaagacATCTTTTCTTAAATTGGGCAATAACAAAGCCATAAACAAATATCATGTTTCAAGGCAACATGCTAAATGCATGtaacaaatagatcatcaattaatCAAAGTTGGGTATACAATCTCATCCAGTCAAACTTTAAGgatttacattttaaaattattaactatAATAAACAGCACTAGCACCAACAGGTTTGGAGAACATTTAATGTAAGACTTGAGTAGCAATCAAATATTTGTATCTTCTAGTTCAATCTCCTATATACTCTTAACATGAAACATTATGTTGACTGAAACCTAAAGAATGTTCTAATTGTCCCTCAGACTGCAGGTCAATGATTGGTATACATAATTAGCGTTGATGCATGTCTGGTTGAGTTTGGATAGCAATCATTTAAGACTCAATTGTACTGAAAGAACCAACAAGTTTAGGCTCTAATCTCCCATGTCATCTCAACATATAGAATGGTGATCATAATTGAACCATCAAGGCAAACTGCCTTTGCATTACATGTCTGTGATATACAGAATATGCAGTTCTGCATCATGCGTGTCAAGTTAAACCTTGGATTAAAAAAAAGGTGCAAGTTTTGGCTCTGATGTCCCATGTCGTCTAGGTATACAAGATGGGCAAATTATATGGTGACTTCGTTTTTAGCAAAGTATTTTACTTTGTAACCATCACCTTTGCAGTATTTTTTCCCCCTTTGGGAACGGGCTTGGGGTTGGGATGTGAGTTCCTATGCTTTCTAATTGCTAGCTAACAAATTAGCATCAACCCCTTACTCAAAAGTTCAGTACGCAATGAAGATGGGATTCCACCCTGTATCTTTGGAACAATCCCAAGGGACATTGCTGGGATAAGAAGTTGAACATTTTTACCCTATCATACCAAAGTAAATAGATCTTCCTCATTCTAAACAATAGCTAACAAAATTAGCACCTTTGAcaaataactcaactcaactaagcctttatcccaaaaatttgggatcggctatatagattcactttcttcactctaaacgattttggattaaatcctcagaaatgtgtaatgcttctaggtcatgttgtactattctcttccaagtcaatttaggtctaccccttctttttttttctatcctctaacctaatgtgctctgcttatctaactagagcctccgtatgtctacgcttcacatgaccaaaccacctcaatctcctttctctcaacttatcctcaattggcaccactcctgccttttctctaatacactcattacggactttatctattctagtatggccactcatccacattaacattctcatctctgcaactcttatcttagatgcatacgactctttcagtgcccaacactcactactatataacatggccggtcgtatggttgtacagtaaaattttcctttcaacttattaaaAATCTTGCGATCacgtaaaactcccgtggcacgtctccacttcaaccatccggctttaatcctacgactaacatcctcctcacatcccccatttacttgaaggactgagccgagatatttaaaatgattactttgggacagtaccactccatccaaactaactcctttcctatcgccaatttggccttcactgaacttgcaatgcatgtattctgtatttgttctacttaacttaaagccctttgactctaaagtacttctccaaaactctaactttctattgacttcttctcgtgtctcatctgtcaaaacaatatcatccgcaaacatcatgcaccaagagatactctcttatatatgttttgtcaattcatctaaaactaatgtaaaaaagtaagagcttatagctgatccttggtgtaatccagctaagatcggaaaatctcttgtgtcccctcccactgtgcgcacaataatagttgctctttcatatatatctttcaacacttgtatgtacctaatagataccctcttttgttctaacactctccataagacatctcttggaatactatcataagccttctctaaatcaataaaaaccatgtgtagatctttcttcacgtctttatatttctccatcaagcttctaatgagaaaaatcgcttccatagttgaacgaccaagcatgaagctaaattaattaggagagataaaagtatcatgacgtagtcgatattccacaactctctcctacaacttcatagaatggctcatgagtttaattcccctatagtttgagcaactctgtatgtctcccttatttttaaaaataggtactaaaatactcttcctccattcaccagacattttctttgagtttagaatcttattaaataatttggtTAACCTTTGAcaaataaatttatgaaaaatattaacTTATCCAAAACCAAATAACAATTTTATTTCACAACTATTTTATAAGCCTAATTACACTAAACATCCAAACATTTATGCGAATTAGCAATTTAATCCAAACTTTTCAATTTATCCAAACTTTTCAATTTATCCAATCTTTTCAATTTTGACAATGTAAGCCAAATTGACTAAATTGGTTGTAATTTTATTCAACTGACCAAATTTgtcaaaattgaaattaaaaataattttaaaagattttaatttttctttttctattttcttttattttctctctcctcaatctctctctctctctctctctctctctctctctcttttaatcaattttctactttctttattcattcaaatctaaatttttaaatttgtaatgaataatatatatatatatatatataatctccaTTTTGTCTAATCTAGTGAGTTGGATAAAATTGCAACCAATTTCAGAAATTGGGCCTTAactgtcaaaatttaaaaatttggattAGATCATGAATTTGCACAAGTATTTGGCTTTTTGGTGCAATCAAGGTTGTTAAactcaatttttaaattaaaatcagtGAGGAGTGTCTAAACTCAATTCATAAAATCGACTTAGAAAATCGTAAGATTTTAAGAACCATATAAAATAATcttcaaaaatatttttattcgtataaaaaattataaataagctttctaatatatttttaagtttaataaacaaattattttaattttaaatttaatattttcttcAAGAAGTTATCAATATGAGAATAATTAA
Proteins encoded:
- the LOC131174481 gene encoding NDR1/HIN1-like protein 6, producing MTDGQKIHPTGDVEALPTSPLVPPGSAISDKATTHPPSRPLPPPQLRTNFPAAIHSATEAPKTRRSCCCKCICWTIGIIFLALIVISAIIGILYLIFQPKIPKYSVDSLKISDLRLTFDMSLYAEFDVKITANNPNKKIGIYYEKGGSLRVWYGDSELCAGSIPKFYQGHRNVTKLDVSLSGQTQYGRSLMSALQEQQQTGRIPLDLKVEAPVSVKLGRLKLRKVRIFGDCILLVDSLSTDNFISIKARNCKFRLKL